From the genome of Streptacidiphilus rugosus AM-16, one region includes:
- a CDS encoding TetR/AcrR family transcriptional regulator, whose translation MSQKEAGPQASSKRTGRRPGGGDTRGAVLEAARTEFAARGYEKASMRGIARLAGVDAALLHHYFGSKEQLFLAALDFPVQPDAVVALILAGDRADVGERTARFVLAMWEQPGVRDRLLAVLRTVVGSEQIAELLRGFVVGELVTRLAAALEVEQPELRVELVLSQIIGLALARYVIAAEPIASADAEELVPLLAPTLQRYLAG comes from the coding sequence ATGAGTCAGAAGGAAGCAGGCCCGCAGGCGTCGTCCAAGAGGACGGGGCGCAGGCCCGGTGGGGGGGACACGCGGGGGGCCGTGCTGGAGGCGGCGCGGACGGAGTTCGCCGCGCGGGGGTACGAGAAGGCCAGCATGCGCGGGATCGCACGGCTCGCCGGGGTCGACGCCGCGCTGCTGCACCACTACTTCGGCAGCAAGGAGCAACTCTTCCTCGCCGCACTGGACTTCCCCGTGCAGCCGGACGCCGTCGTCGCTCTGATCCTGGCCGGTGACCGGGCCGACGTGGGCGAGCGGACCGCGCGCTTCGTGCTGGCGATGTGGGAGCAGCCCGGGGTGCGCGACCGGCTGCTGGCCGTGCTCCGCACGGTCGTCGGCAGTGAGCAGATCGCGGAACTGCTGCGGGGCTTCGTCGTGGGTGAGTTGGTGACCCGGCTCGCCGCCGCGCTGGAGGTGGAGCAGCCCGAGCTGCGCGTCGAGCTGGTGCTCTCGCAGATCATCGGGCTGGCGCTGGCGCGGTATGTGATCGCGGCCGAGCCGATCGCCTCCGCCGACGCCGAGGAGCTGGTGCCACTGCTCGCGCCCACCCTGCAGCGTTACCTCGCCGGCTGA
- a CDS encoding ABC transporter ATP-binding protein: MMNSQAIEVHDLRVTRGGRPVLHGLDLVVARGSVTGLLGPSGCGKTTLLRSVVGVQRVDSGEVRVLGRPAGSPELRDKVGYVTQAPSVYADLSIGANLRYFAEVLGAPATDPARVLEQVGLNGREHDLVGRLSGGQRARVSLAAALLGAPELLVLDEPTVGLDPVLRQDLWEIFHRLAAEGATLLVSSHVMDEAARCTSLLLMREGRLLAQDSPAGLLAATGAPDIEAAFLKLVAGFDADEAAEPADRSAVQPAAGESR; this comes from the coding sequence ATGATGAATTCCCAGGCCATCGAGGTCCACGACCTCAGGGTGACCAGGGGCGGCAGGCCCGTTCTGCACGGTCTCGACCTCGTCGTGGCTCGTGGCTCGGTCACCGGACTGCTCGGCCCCAGCGGTTGCGGCAAGACGACGCTGCTGCGCTCCGTCGTGGGCGTGCAGCGGGTCGACTCGGGCGAGGTGCGGGTGCTCGGCCGGCCCGCCGGCAGCCCGGAGCTGCGCGACAAGGTCGGCTATGTGACCCAGGCGCCCTCCGTCTACGCCGACCTGTCGATCGGCGCGAACCTGCGCTACTTCGCCGAGGTGCTCGGCGCGCCCGCGACCGACCCCGCGCGGGTGCTGGAGCAGGTCGGCCTGAACGGGCGCGAGCACGACCTGGTCGGCCGGCTCTCCGGCGGCCAGCGGGCCCGCGTCTCGCTCGCGGCGGCGCTGCTCGGCGCGCCGGAGCTGCTGGTCCTCGACGAGCCGACCGTCGGCCTCGACCCGGTGCTGCGGCAGGACCTGTGGGAGATCTTCCACCGGCTCGCGGCCGAGGGCGCGACCCTGCTCGTGTCCAGCCACGTGATGGACGAGGCGGCCCGGTGCACCAGCCTGCTGCTGATGCGCGAAGGCCGACTGCTGGCCCAGGACAGTCCCGCCGGCCTGCTCGCCGCCACCGGCGCGCCCGACATCGAGGCGGCCTTCCTCAAGCTGGTCGCCGGCTTCGACGCCGACGAGGCCGCGGAGCCGGCCGATCGGTCCGCCGTGCAGCCCGCCGCAGGAGAGAGCCGATGA
- a CDS encoding MFS transporter: MSSTPPEPRHPRTGGAIVGVLACAGIVVSLMQTLIVPLIPDLPRLLHSSATDASWAITATLLAAAVATPVLGRLGDMLGKRRMLVLSLLLLVVGSLVSALGSSLPSMVVGRALQGCGMAVVPLGISVMRDELPPEKLGSAMALMSSSLGIGGALGLPAAATIAQHSDWHTLFWTSGALGAAVAVLVVVVVPESPLRSGGSFDVVGAVGLSAGLLCLLLGISKGGDWGWGSGTTLGMFAASAVVLAAWAWWELRQAAPLVDLRTTMRRQVLLTNIASVVVGFAMYAMSLIVPQLLELPKATGYGLGQSMVAAGLVVAPSGLVMMAVSPLSARLSRARGPKASLFAGALVIALGYGLALPLMHHVWGVLLFSSVIGAGIAFAYAAMPALIMSAVPPSETAAANGLNTLMRSIGTSTSAAVVGVVLAHMTVRMGPVTLPSAEGFRVGFVIGGAVALLAALLTLAIPGRKQAAGLVGPVPGPVTAAADAPADAKPAAT, from the coding sequence ATGAGCAGCACACCCCCCGAGCCCCGGCACCCGCGCACCGGCGGCGCGATCGTCGGCGTCCTCGCCTGCGCCGGAATCGTCGTCTCGCTGATGCAGACGCTGATCGTCCCGCTGATCCCGGACCTGCCCCGCCTCCTGCACAGCAGTGCCACCGACGCCTCCTGGGCGATCACCGCGACCCTGCTCGCCGCCGCCGTGGCGACCCCCGTGCTCGGACGGCTCGGCGACATGCTCGGCAAGCGCCGCATGCTGGTGCTGAGCCTGCTGCTCCTGGTCGTCGGTTCGCTCGTCAGCGCGCTCGGCAGCTCGCTGCCCTCCATGGTCGTCGGGCGCGCGCTGCAGGGCTGCGGCATGGCCGTCGTCCCGCTGGGGATCAGCGTCATGCGGGACGAACTGCCGCCGGAGAAGCTCGGATCCGCCATGGCCCTGATGAGCTCCTCGCTCGGGATCGGCGGCGCGCTCGGGCTGCCCGCGGCCGCGACCATCGCCCAGCACAGCGACTGGCACACCCTCTTCTGGACCTCCGGCGCCCTCGGTGCCGCCGTCGCCGTGCTGGTGGTCGTCGTGGTGCCGGAGTCCCCGCTGCGCAGCGGCGGGAGCTTCGACGTGGTCGGCGCCGTCGGCCTCTCGGCCGGCCTGCTCTGCCTGCTGCTCGGGATCTCCAAGGGCGGCGACTGGGGCTGGGGCAGCGGGACCACGCTCGGGATGTTCGCCGCCTCGGCCGTCGTGCTGGCCGCCTGGGCCTGGTGGGAGCTGCGGCAGGCGGCGCCGCTGGTCGACCTGCGGACCACGATGCGCCGTCAGGTGCTGCTCACCAACATCGCCTCGGTCGTGGTCGGCTTCGCGATGTACGCGATGTCGCTGATCGTGCCGCAGTTGCTGGAGCTGCCGAAGGCGACCGGCTACGGCCTCGGGCAGTCCATGGTCGCGGCCGGGCTGGTGGTCGCGCCGTCGGGACTGGTCATGATGGCCGTCTCGCCGCTCTCGGCCCGGCTCTCCAGGGCACGGGGGCCGAAGGCCTCACTGTTCGCCGGAGCGCTCGTGATCGCCCTGGGCTACGGGCTGGCACTCCCGCTGATGCACCACGTCTGGGGCGTGCTGCTCTTCTCCAGCGTGATCGGGGCGGGCATCGCCTTCGCCTACGCGGCGATGCCCGCGCTGATCATGTCGGCCGTGCCGCCGTCCGAGACGGCCGCCGCCAACGGCCTCAACACGCTGATGCGCAGCATCGGCACCTCCACCTCGGCGGCCGTGGTCGGCGTGGTGCTCGCGCACATGACCGTCAGGATGGGGCCGGTGACGCTGCCCTCCGCAGAGGGCTTCCGGGTCGGCTTCGTGATCGGCGGCGCTGTGGCCCTGCTCGCCGCGCTGCTCACGCTCGCCATTCCCGGGCGGAAGCAGGCCGCCGGCCTCGTCGGCCCCGTTCCGGGCCCGGTCACGGCGGCGGCAGACGCTCCTGCCGACGCGAAGCCCGCAGCGACGTGA
- a CDS encoding TerC family protein: MDVSVTLWVTTIAVLVALVAADFFIGGRKPHEVTLREAGAWTVVWIVLALLFGGFVWWHSGGEPAGEFFAGYITEKSLSVDNLFVFVLIMGKFAVPAAYQQRVLMVGVLIALVLRAVFIAAGSAVIASFSWVFFLFGAFLIWTAWKLIKEARAGESEEEFEENRLLKAVERRFPATDGYRGTRLVVVENGRRLITPILVVMLAIGTTDVLFAMDSIPAIFGLTQDPYIVFTANAFALMGLRQLYFLIGGLLKKLVHLSYGLSLILGFIGVKLLLHAAHEAGAHWAPEIGIPFSLGFIVVVLTVTTVTSLRASRRQERLPPP, translated from the coding sequence ATGGACGTATCCGTGACCCTGTGGGTCACCACCATCGCCGTACTCGTCGCACTGGTCGCCGCCGACTTCTTCATCGGCGGGCGGAAGCCCCACGAGGTCACGCTGCGCGAGGCCGGCGCCTGGACCGTGGTCTGGATCGTGCTGGCCCTGCTGTTCGGCGGCTTCGTCTGGTGGCACTCGGGCGGCGAGCCCGCCGGGGAGTTCTTCGCCGGCTACATCACCGAGAAGTCGCTCAGCGTCGACAACCTCTTCGTCTTCGTACTGATCATGGGGAAGTTCGCCGTCCCCGCCGCCTACCAGCAGCGGGTGCTGATGGTCGGCGTGCTGATAGCGCTGGTGCTGCGGGCGGTCTTCATCGCCGCGGGCTCGGCGGTCATCGCCTCCTTCTCGTGGGTCTTCTTCCTCTTCGGCGCCTTCCTGATCTGGACCGCCTGGAAGCTGATCAAGGAGGCGCGGGCCGGTGAGTCCGAGGAGGAGTTCGAGGAGAACCGTCTGCTGAAGGCCGTCGAGCGCCGCTTCCCCGCGACCGACGGCTATCGCGGCACCAGGCTGGTCGTCGTCGAGAACGGCCGGCGCCTGATCACCCCGATACTCGTGGTGATGCTCGCGATCGGCACCACCGACGTGCTCTTCGCGATGGACTCGATCCCCGCGATCTTCGGGCTGACGCAGGACCCGTACATCGTCTTCACCGCCAACGCCTTCGCGCTGATGGGCCTGCGCCAGCTCTACTTCCTCATCGGCGGTCTGCTGAAGAAGCTGGTCCACCTCTCCTACGGGCTCTCGCTGATCCTCGGCTTCATCGGCGTGAAGCTGCTGCTCCACGCCGCGCACGAGGCCGGGGCGCACTGGGCGCCGGAGATCGGCATTCCCTTCTCGCTGGGCTTCATCGTCGTGGTGCTGACGGTCACCACCGTCACGTCGCTGCGGGCTTCGCGTCGGCAGGAGCGTCTGCCGCCGCCGTGA
- a CDS encoding ABC transporter permease has protein sequence MNVRRTLATARRVLLQLRNDPRTVAMLLVVPCLLIVLLKYVFEGQPEVFDSIGAPMLGIFPMTVMFLVTAVATLRERTGGTLERLLTMPLGKLDLLLGYALAFGLVALVQGVLAFGLTVGLLGLNVAGPSWALLAVAVADGLLGTALGLFVSAFAATEFQAVQFMPAFLLPQLLLCGLFAPRESMANWLHWISDVLPLSYAVDAMNKLTTESGFGASVAVDLLVVLGCALLSLALGAATLRRRTA, from the coding sequence ATGAACGTCCGCCGCACCCTCGCCACCGCCCGTCGTGTGCTGCTCCAGCTCCGCAACGACCCGCGCACCGTCGCCATGCTGCTGGTCGTGCCCTGCCTGCTGATCGTGCTGCTCAAGTACGTCTTCGAGGGGCAGCCCGAGGTCTTCGACAGCATCGGCGCGCCGATGCTGGGGATCTTCCCGATGACGGTGATGTTCCTGGTCACCGCCGTCGCCACGCTGCGCGAACGCACCGGCGGCACGCTGGAGCGGCTGCTGACGATGCCGCTGGGCAAGCTCGACCTGCTGCTCGGCTACGCGCTCGCCTTCGGGCTGGTGGCGCTGGTGCAGGGGGTGCTGGCCTTCGGGCTCACCGTGGGGCTGCTCGGCCTGAACGTGGCGGGGCCCAGCTGGGCGCTGCTCGCCGTCGCCGTCGCGGACGGGCTGCTGGGCACCGCGCTCGGGCTCTTCGTGTCGGCCTTCGCGGCGACGGAGTTCCAGGCCGTCCAGTTCATGCCGGCGTTCCTGCTGCCACAGCTGCTGCTGTGCGGCCTCTTCGCGCCGCGTGAGTCGATGGCGAACTGGCTGCACTGGATCTCCGACGTGCTGCCGCTCTCCTACGCCGTCGACGCGATGAACAAGCTCACCACGGAGTCGGGATTCGGCGCGAGCGTCGCCGTGGACCTGCTGGTGGTGCTCGGCTGCGCGCTGCTCTCACTCGCCCTGGGGGCTGCGACGCTGCGCCGCCGCACCGCGTAG
- a CDS encoding MarR family winged helix-turn-helix transcriptional regulator, which translates to MLLGRHTAMASLRRDQPSDRLDRSAYTLLTRLRTQGPMSIGQLAEAFGLDTSTVNRQTAALLRADLAERIPDPDGGLARKLRVTTEGLRRLEQDRDWAIEGLSRVLSDWTDPEVAELSRVLARLNTSIEATEGRPWPRGARSGR; encoded by the coding sequence ATGCTGCTGGGGCGCCACACGGCGATGGCCTCGCTCCGCCGGGACCAGCCGTCGGACCGCCTCGACCGCAGCGCGTACACCCTGCTGACGCGGCTCCGCACGCAGGGGCCGATGTCGATCGGCCAGCTCGCGGAGGCCTTCGGTCTGGACACCTCGACGGTCAACCGCCAGACGGCGGCGCTGCTCCGCGCCGACCTGGCGGAACGCATCCCCGACCCGGACGGCGGCCTGGCCCGCAAGCTCCGGGTCACGACGGAGGGGCTCCGCCGGCTGGAGCAGGACCGCGACTGGGCGATCGAGGGCCTCTCCCGGGTCCTCTCGGACTGGACCGACCCCGAGGTCGCCGAGCTCTCCCGCGTCCTGGCCCGTCTCAACACCAGCATCGAGGCCACCGAAGGCCGCCCCTGGCCTCGCGGCGCCCGCTCCGGCAGGTAG